The DNA sequence CTGGCGGCTCCGGGCCTCGGCGACTTCCCCCCGGCAGGCCGCGGGGACCCGAAGGGCCGCCGGAGAGACCCAGCAGGCGAGGCGGCAGACCCCCGCAAGAAGAAGGGAACAGCCGAGGCGGGCAGGAGGAAGAAGGCCGAGGCAGTGGCGGCCATGGCGGCCCCGGCCAGGCCTGGCACGGCGGAGGACGCGGCCGAGCAGCCCCCGCAGGACGAAAAAGCGACGGCGGCCACGGCGGGCCCCGCGTTGGGCCCGGGCAAGGGCCGCTTCCTCGTGCGCATCTGCTTCCAGGGAGACGAGGGCGCCTGCCCGACCCGGGACTTCGTTGTGGGCGCCCTCATCCTGCGCTCCATCGGCATGGACCCGAGCGACATCTACGCGGTTATCCAGATCCCCGGCAGCCGCGAGTTCGACGTGAGCTTCCGCTCGGCGGAGAAGCTAGCCCTGTTCCTACGCGTCTACGAAGAGAAGCGCGAGCAGGAGGACTGCTGGGAGAACTTTGTGGTACTGGGGCGGAGCAAGTCCAGCTTGAAGACGCTCTTCATCCTTTTCCGGAACGAGACGGTGGACGTGGAGGACATCGTGACCTGGCTCAAGCGCCACTGCGATGTGCTGGCCGTGCCTGTGAAAGTGACCGACAGGTTTGGGATCTGGACCGGGGAGTACAAATGCGAGATCGAGCTGCGCCAGGGGGAGGGCGGGGTCAAGCACCTGCCGGGGGCCTTCTTCCTTGGGGCCGAGAGGGGCTACAGCTGGTACAAGGGGCAGCCCAAGACGTGCTTTAAATGTGGTTCCCGGACCCACATGAGCGGCAGCTGCACGCAGGACAGGTGCTTCAGGTGCGGGGAGGAGGGGCACCTGAGCCCTTACTGCCGGAAGGGCATCGTGTGCAACCTCTGTGGCAAGCGAGGACACGCCTTTGCCCAGTGTCCCAAAGCAGTTCACAATTCCGTGGCAGCTCAGCTAACCGGTGTGGCTGGGCACTGAACAACCGCCTGCCTGCCAAGGTGAACACAGAGCCAGCTTACCCCTCTTAAGTgccaaaacttttttttaaaccatttttttatCGTTTTTGAAGGAGATCTTTTTAAACCTACAAAAgacatctctctctgccttcttaaATCGAGTTTACTCCATTTCAGCCTTTTCTGAATTGGTGACTGTCACCAGTAAAGACTACCGATAACTGTAGTGTGCAGGAGTGTTGCCcctccctttttaaaattttgtttttgtatttgaggatttttctttttggtacttTTTTATTCTCCACGCCTTGTCTTCTTCCTGGATTTTCACCCCTTGGGCTGCCATGCTCATCTTTATGCTCCAGCACTAGTAAGGGGCCCACCATGTGGTAGGCACTCCAGTGTTTGTTGAATTGAAAACTTTGTTGACTGTGACTTCAGTCAGGGTGTCTACTTTTTGCAGCtcttctcccccagcccccttTTAATTTGCTGCTTCTAATCTATGTGGTCTGAGAATTTGTGAAACCAGTGTTGTTAGAAGTGTATGTACTCTGAATCAATAAGCTCTGAATGGTGGCCAAGGGCCTCTCTTATGGCACTAAAGTGCATGGACTTTGTGACAGCTCTTTCTGTGGCTCAGAAGCCATTTTTTACAGAATCATGGAATTGAGACTTTTCCTGCTGGAAAGGACCTAAATATTGGTTTGGACCAGTCCCCTGGTTTTCCAGCAGATGAAACTGGCCCAAGAGGTTAAATGACTGGGTCAAAATCACATAGCTGTCTGGTGCCAGAGCTAGCCTAGAATAGAGTTCCCTGACCCCAATCCCGGTGCTCATTCCACTACCTCTCACACTTCACAACATTTTCCTCAACACTTGAGGGCCCAGAATGTCTGATCTCCAGAATAGTGAGCCCAAAGGAATGCTAAGAAATCATCAGGAGGAGGAAGTAGAAAGAGATTTAGCAGGGGCTTCTGAATACCTAGGAGATAGGGAAATGACAAAGGAACATAATCCAGGGTGCAGTCATTGTTCCCTGGGGTACCATAATCTGGATTAAAGTGTGCCAGTGTCCTTGGAGGCCTTACCCTTCCCCGTTCATTGCCATCAGTGAGAAATGGGGGTGCCCCTGATTAAGGAAACCCACCAAAGGTTTACATTTGCACCTTAACCTCACTAGCTAGAAACCCCAGAGAAGCAGCCAACTTGTGCTCATGTGCAACCTCCTGACCCTCAGGAAAAAAAGGTGATTTTAACCCAGAATTATGAGCAAACTGTTAATTCTAAAATGTACTTACAAAATAGGCCTAGCAAGAGGGCATTGGGTCAATGTTACCAagttaaaagtagaaaagaaatacactgcttttcttttagttttgtctttccttttgtttatgttttgCTATTTCCTTGTGGCTTAGAATGTAAAATTGTTGAAAGTTTgttctgaataaatatttatcttttgtatTGCTAATAGTGCTGCAATAGTTCATTTCAGAGTGTTAgatgcacaagtacacagacccTAGTTTAATCCATACTTCCTACACACCATTTGTTTACCCTGCAAATACATCTCCAACCCAAATAGGCAAGACTTAGCACCTGCTATGTTGTGCCAGGCCCTTTGAAGTTACCTAAACCTAGTGCATCAGAATCACTGGCATAAGTGAAACTATTTTTGGTAAGCATTCCTAAACAATTCTGATAGGCATCCAGGTTGGCTCAGTACCAAAATGAGTGAGAGGGACTCTGCCCTTGGGAGATCACAAACTAGTGAAAAGACACCGATAAGATGTCAGTGTCATCATCATGACCTGTTTGTAGGTGCCACGAATTGGACTCAAAAGTATTCACAGGCTATATCTTCTAGCtctaaggaagagagaaagagtcCAGGAAACTTTCATGAGAGCTGACTCACTTCAAATTAATCCTCAAGACCTCAAATACAACCCTCTGAAGGATTTTCCAGCTCTGAGATGTTAAGATGATACGAACCTAGGAATTAAAAGTTCCCAGTGTTATCAATTTGACTCAGTGATTTGAGGATGTTTCCAGAGTTAATCTGGTAGTTGAGGCCTGGTTGGCTCTTGAGAACCCTGCCTTTCAGAGCCCCTCTCCTTCCTATCTCCCAAAGCAAACAGACTCTTCCTCCTTGCTCTCTCCCTCctgtcctttcctttcctctcatcTTTCTCCCTTCAGGGCCCTAGGTTTCCTGCCCTCACtagaggcctgaggcagggagaaagCCTGCGTTCATTATACTCCTCCCCACCcgcttcctcccagcaggcactgtgcCAGAGAGCCTCCGTGGAAGGAATcttccctctctccaccccttccccccaACTCCCCCAGAGGGAGCAGAGGAAGAAACTGTTTCCCTGCCCATCCCCCAACAGGATCCGCTCCAGGGCCTCCAGCCTGGCAGTCTGGGGCCTGAGCTACAGACTGGAGTGGAACAAACCTCCCCCAGCTTCCTCCCCTGATCTAGCAGCCCCCAAAT is a window from the Manis javanica isolate MJ-LG chromosome 5, MJ_LKY, whole genome shotgun sequence genome containing:
- the ZCCHC3 gene encoding zinc finger CCHC domain-containing protein 3, whose product is MATGGGVEEERKRGRPQLLLPTRPAARGEEAEGGREKMGWAQVVKNLAEKKGEFRESRPPRREEESGSSAGSGLGAPAGLAAPGLGDFPPAGRGDPKGRRRDPAGEAADPRKKKGTAEAGRRKKAEAVAAMAAPARPGTAEDAAEQPPQDEKATAATAGPALGPGKGRFLVRICFQGDEGACPTRDFVVGALILRSIGMDPSDIYAVIQIPGSREFDVSFRSAEKLALFLRVYEEKREQEDCWENFVVLGRSKSSLKTLFILFRNETVDVEDIVTWLKRHCDVLAVPVKVTDRFGIWTGEYKCEIELRQGEGGVKHLPGAFFLGAERGYSWYKGQPKTCFKCGSRTHMSGSCTQDRCFRCGEEGHLSPYCRKGIVCNLCGKRGHAFAQCPKAVHNSVAAQLTGVAGH